From one Triticum urartu cultivar G1812 chromosome 3, Tu2.1, whole genome shotgun sequence genomic stretch:
- the LOC125547897 gene encoding NAC domain-containing protein 100-like, producing the protein MADHLQVQQQQQQLELPMGFRFHPTDEEIITSYLAPKILNPAFDATAIGEVDLNKNEPWELPKKAKMGENEWYFYCQKDRKYPTGIRTNRATKAGYWKATGKDKEIVNPHCTSMLIGMKKTLVFYKGRAPSGEKTNWVMHEYRLEINKQSTTGLPTAIGNAASINMSSKEYVVCRIFHKNAGSRLSSMVSHEGNGGATPTDKIWSMSMGTDGAC; encoded by the exons ATGGCAGACCACCTTCAAGttcagcagcaacaacaacagttGGAGCTTCCAATGGGGTTCAGGTTCCACCCTACTGATGAGGAGATCATCACCTCCTACCTTGCCCCTAAGATTCTCAACCCAGCATTCGACGCCACAGCGATCGGTGAGGTGGACCTGAACAAGAACGAGCCATGGGAACTTCCCAAGAAGGCCAAGATGGGGGAGAACGAGTGGTACTTTTACTGCCAGAAGGACCGCAAGTACCCCACCGGAATACGAACCAACCGAGCCACAAAGGCTGGCTACTGGAAGGCCACGGGTAAGGACAAGGAGATCGTCAATCCACATTGCACGTCCATGCTCATCGGCATGAAGAAGACATTGGTGTTCTACAAGGGCAGAGCTCCCAGCGGGGAGAAGACCAACTGGGTCATGCACGAGTACAGGCTCGAGATCAACAAGCAGTCAACAACCGGCCTGCCCACTGCCATAGGAAATGCTGCTTCTATTAACATGTCTTCCAAG GAGTATGTGGTTTGCAGGATCTTCCATAAGAACGCTGGAAGTAGGCTTTCATCCATGGTGTCACATGAGGGCAACGGTGGTGCAACACCCACCGACAAGATCTGGTCGATGAGCATGGGTACAGATGGGGCATGTTGA